One region of Desulfobacterales bacterium genomic DNA includes:
- a CDS encoding glycosyltransferase, translating to MRVIQIVPAITNEASGPSYTVVRLCENLIANGLGVTLAALDWAPMASAPSFLQTFPLGWGPRRLGRSPAMQSWLHVQGKSNSVDLIHDNSLWMMPNVYPGQVARRYDIPLVVTPHGTLSEWAMQSGSSFKRLFWPLLQRPALAATTCFNATAVSEYEDIRRMGFRQPVAVIPNGIDIPPLLPKAEKDHRTLLFLGRIHPIKGLDILFHAWRAVQDRFSEWRLRIVGPDNGGYLGKIKGLACAMHLERIEFSGALFGELKWQAYRDADLFVLPTHSENFGISVAEALVSGTPAIVSKGAPWAGLNSRQSGWWIDIGINPLVACLEQALSESPAALTARGSRGRDWMQTEYSWAHVGWQMAATYRWILNGGNKPEWIIED from the coding sequence ATGCGGGTAATTCAGATTGTTCCCGCCATCACGAATGAGGCGAGCGGCCCATCTTACACCGTTGTACGCCTGTGCGAAAATCTCATTGCAAATGGATTAGGTGTAACACTTGCCGCGCTGGACTGGGCACCGATGGCCTCGGCGCCTTCTTTTCTCCAGACCTTCCCGCTGGGATGGGGGCCGCGCAGGTTGGGCCGATCGCCGGCAATGCAAAGCTGGCTTCATGTACAAGGTAAATCGAATTCAGTCGATCTGATCCATGACAACAGTCTGTGGATGATGCCCAATGTCTATCCGGGACAGGTGGCCCGACGATACGATATTCCCTTGGTGGTTACACCACATGGCACCTTGTCCGAATGGGCGATGCAAAGCGGTTCGTCGTTTAAACGCTTATTCTGGCCGCTACTACAAAGGCCAGCCCTTGCGGCTACCACGTGCTTTAACGCTACAGCGGTGTCGGAATACGAGGACATCCGCCGTATGGGTTTCCGTCAGCCCGTGGCGGTCATACCAAACGGCATCGATATCCCACCCCTGCTGCCAAAGGCAGAGAAAGATCACCGGACGTTGTTATTCCTGGGGCGTATTCACCCTATAAAGGGGTTGGACATACTTTTTCACGCATGGCGGGCGGTACAAGATCGTTTTTCTGAATGGCGTTTGCGAATTGTCGGACCCGACAATGGCGGATATCTTGGAAAAATAAAGGGGTTGGCCTGCGCGATGCACCTTGAGCGCATTGAGTTCAGTGGGGCTTTGTTTGGCGAGCTGAAGTGGCAGGCGTATCGAGATGCGGATCTTTTCGTGTTGCCCACGCATTCAGAGAACTTTGGCATATCTGTGGCGGAGGCATTGGTATCAGGCACGCCGGCTATCGTATCTAAAGGCGCGCCCTGGGCTGGATTAAACTCGCGGCAATCCGGCTGGTGGATCGATATTGGAATCAATCCATTGGTTGCTTGTCTGGAACAGGCCCTTTCCGAATCTCCAGCTGCATTAACGGCTCGGGGATCGCGCGGGAGAGACTGGATGCAAACAGAGTATTCTTGGGCACATGTGGGATGGCAGATGGCAGCGACCTATCGTTGGATACTGAACGGCGGTAATAAGCCTGAATGGATCATCGAAGATTGA